Proteins found in one Ptychodera flava strain L36383 chromosome 3, AS_Pfla_20210202, whole genome shotgun sequence genomic segment:
- the LOC139126062 gene encoding tyrosine-protein kinase receptor Tie-1-like, whose product MDFISSKCIIHRDLATRNILVNELGVCKIAGFGLASGVVDERQYRYKIKGRLPIRWLAPETIDGTNFTTKSDVWSFGILLWEIVTMGNKPYPDMCEWEVTSSLQKGYRMPNPPHCDKDLYATMLSCWSADPQNRPGFSELKTMLFKLVKDEKIYIDVQAINPIDSKKLQNEDGESC is encoded by the exons ATGGACTTTATTTCGTCGAAG TGCATAATACACCGAGATCTGGCAACTCGCAATATTCTGGTGAACGAACTCGGCGTTTGTAAAATCGCAGGCTTCGGACTAGCTAGTGGCGTTGTTGATGAACGTCAATATAGGTACAAAATAAAG GGTCGATTACCGATTCGATGGTTGGCCCCCGAAACAATTGATGGAACTAACTTTACAACGAAGAGTGACGTCTGGTCATTTGGTATCTTACTTTGGGAAATTGTTACTATGG GAAACAAACCATACCCCGATATGTGTGAGTGGGAAGTGACATCTTCACTACAAAAAGGTTATCGAATGCCAAACCCTCCGCATTGCGACAAGGACCT ATACGCTACCATGTTGAGTTGCTGGAGCGCTGACCCCCAAAACAGACCAGGATTTTCAGAACTGAAAACAATGCTTTTTAAACTCGTCAAAGATGAAAAG ATTTACATCGATGTTCAAGCCATAAACCCAATCGACTCtaaaaaacttcaaaacgagGACGGAGAAAGTTGTTGA